GAAAGgtattttcaaccatttttttcacctttccgcttagattttgtgctataaattaactcagctgtcaaaattcCAAAAACCGAGTATCTCCTAATCCACTTTAAGAGGAACCCTGCAGGGACTGCCTGTAGTACCACATTGAAAAAATACTATATGACATTTACTACAATAGTGTCCTACATAAGTAACAGAAAATATTTGAGAAAGTATCAGAGAGGGTTCCGAAaggaaaatcaaccactggTCAAACCGTCACCATGTGAACGATCCTGGTGACGATGCTGTAGCAACAGCTTGACTGGATTGTAAGAATGCCAATGACCAATCATGTGCCGGGTGTTGGAGAATGGAAATATTCCTCTGCTATCGCCTATATTCTGCGCCAGGGTAATGGCCTAGTTAGTCTACTCGTAGATTCCATCGTACCCAGATACCAAACCCTTACAGAGAACCATCCGAGAATCGCAAATGGAAACTTCGAAAACTTCATCTTCTATTAGACTCTTCAAAGTCTGTTACAATCCGTTGATATAGTCTTCAATGAGTTAAGGTTCTTCTCCTAGGCATTAACTAGTGTTAAGTGTTTTAAGTATCCTAGAGATAAATTCATTCCTATCAAGCCATTGTTGAGATTACCGGTGAAACTCATCATTTCAAGATCATCATAAAGAGATTTTAGTTGTTTATAAGAAAATAtagtatatttatttataatggCTATTCACTTTTATTCTTTACTATGTACGTTTAATAATGAACAACAACTTAGCTCAATGATTAAAGTCAAACATTGCGCAGAGGGAAGTTGTAGTATTTGATAAgtagttaaaaaaatgcataaactCTTTATAACCAACCCAAGGACAGCTTTATCAACCTCCCatcaaaataatattgtatAATTAGACATCGTTTAAAGCAGATTTGTTTGTGCGCAACCACATTAAGTCATCGATTaaagtttcattaaatttagACTTGCATCTTACCAAAGCAAAGTTCCACTGCATGCTAAACTGCCGATAATAGTGGCCatatggaaattaaaaactggTACCACGTTGTTTTCTTCtaatcgtttttgttttcccccccCTTTGAAATATACTCAATTGATGAAGGTTAAATTTTTGCTCACACCTTCCGCACCATTTGCTGTTGGAAAAACAAGGGTCCTCCTCAGCAATTACCCCGTTTGGCATATTCAGGCAAAACTGTAAGCTAACACACCAATCGCAACAATTCCCGAACCATGTGAGAACCTCCAGCCAGGAAGCTCGCTGATTGTTGGTCCGGGAAAAAGCGAAACACGGTACGGCGATCACTGGAAAAAGACCAGAGTTTGGTCGTAAACTTTTATTGaggaacataaaacaattaatgCCGTACCTTGGCAGCCGGGGTTTCCCTAGCGTCTCATACCGGCCTGGGCACTGCGCCCGTGTCTATAACAGTGCCTTGCCGCAATTGGGAAATGGTTGATCATTTTTCGGAAATGAGTTTTTACGCTCGTGCCGGGCACAACACACTACACTTTCCGATTTCGCGGTGTGATTCGCCACCGTCTACCGTAAGTTTGCCGATTGCGAGTTCCGGGGTCCGTAAAACCTAAATTGAGTTGGCGAAAAGTTGGGTTTCGTTGCGGAAATCATCTCCATCATCCCGCCTAACCGGTTTTACCGGCGCATGAATGGTGCTTCCAGGCATACGGCAGCAATTGAAATTGGGTGGAACGGTCAGTGTGCAATGTGTGGCTAGAGCAAGGTTTAATAAGGCGAAACATGGTGTTGACGGTGCACAATACCGTATACAACAGCATCTTTAGTTTCATTCGTTTGGATAATTTTATCGGCACACTATGGGGAGCTTGATCGTCGGTTGCTCATAAAGGTATAGCACTAGCATGGGAACCTTGGTATTTGAGATTGTCTGCTAACACATCGTCCGCTGCTTTGAATCCTTGCACATCCGGACAAAATAGTGACCAGTTTTCTCGAGCACAATCAAAACTATGATTCCATTTGAGTTATTtttgaaacatgtttttcGCAGCAAAACGTCTAATCCCACAATCCAAGTAAATTGTATGCACGGTAGCCAATTACCACAAGTtaactattgtttttttattaatgacaattactaaaataaattataatcatCAAACCTTTCTCAAGCTTGTTTATAATACATAAAACTTCGACAAAATAGGATTTTTGTAGAACTATTTACAATAAATCTTGCGcctgatgaaattttaataaacaggATATTTTGCGTGGAAATTCCATATTTTACCGTACACGACCgaaagtaataaatttatagCAGTATAGTTTATGTAAGAACCAGGAACCCCCAAAAATCCTTGGCATATTTTGAACACCATAATGTCCTTATCTTCCTATGGAGCTTCCTATGACCATTTACAATTCAGCTGAGAGAAAAAGGATATTCTACTATAAGGCATATTAAAAAGTGATTAATGGAAATCGCACCTATAACGGTCataatattacttttttttaatatgatCAAGTTGGAGATTACATACATTGGCGTAAATTTTCGGGGATGTATCACATTGGTGATACATTGCCGTAAATTTTCATTGCCGTAAATTTTGTGCTTACaagcataattttataatCGAACCAAAGCATTGAATTTATACCAGAGTGGACAATataaacatcataaaaaaaaatccttgctATAAATTATGTTGTACGCCATAATAACCTACAGAAATCAGAGGACAGGTAAGGATATTAAGCCATAAGATTATTTTATGGtttcttgtaaattatatACCGGAGTTAATTTTTAACCATAAAAATAATGACGATATTTTagtataattttgtttgttctaaATCACAGTTGCAATAAAGTTTTTATAACAAACGAGCAACACAAATcttgaaataaattgattttagcAATGAGATGATGAACTTCATAATTGTGAACATTAACGCATAAGAATAGGAATaagaaaatatgcaaacatgAAATGGTTATCATGTCCAAACAATTtgatatttgcataatttctcTATTttgtgaaaagcaaaaaaacacaaatgttcCTGTGTTTAGAGCCATTGCATAAGTTAAGAACCAAAttagaaaacatgaaaaaatttatagaaaaaaaaaccttgaccGGAAAACAAAGAATGAATCACCACTATGCACATTTCAACGAAAGGCAACTGGTTCGTTCAAATCAAGATGGTTATATAATGagaaaaaattgtttgaagcGATTCTATAACAACCTTGGCGAGTGGAATGTCACTGTTTGTCAAAATTGTGTACGCCGAAATAAGCAACTTCATCGCGCTGCGCGActcattttgttattttcgtaAAACATTCACGAACTAGAATCATGTCGGACAAGGAAAACAAGGAAAAGCCCAAACTAGATCTCGGCCTTCTCGAAGAAGATGATGAGTTTGAAGAGTTTCCCGCCGAAGGTAAGATATGATGATGTTCTATAGAGACAAAGGCTACTACATCCTTTGCCTGGTGCGCGATTATCAAATGTTTCTTCGGCATGTTCTCTTCCACAGACTGGACCGGAAACAAGGAGGATGAGGAAGAACTAAGCGTTTGGGAAGACAACTGGGATGATGATAATGTGGAAGATGATTTCAATCAGCAGCTGCGTGCACAGCTCGAGAAGCACAAGTGATTGCCGTACATTTATTTCTCACAGGAACAAACAGGTTGAATAAATGTTAAACTAAAAGTTCAGTTCGTCGCTTCGTTTATTGCGATGTTGATGCTTGCTCATCCTCATTGGCACGAACCATCATGAGCGAAAATTTAAACAGATCGAACTCCCCTATCTTTTGTCCGTCCTCGTAATGGTACGTATCAAGGCAATTCTCACAGATGTAGGCTGGATCGAATATGTGCCGATTACTGTTTTGTACTATGTATTGTGCCTGACAATGGCCGCATATGTTGCATGGAACATCACGACCCAAACCGTATGAGTTAAGCCACGGGTAACGTGCCCTCGTTAGAATATCCGAAGTTGCCAACAGTCGACAATCACTTACCACGAATAAATGTTCGCAGTTTCCCTGATGTTGGTACAGCTGAAACGATAAATTCTTCATAAGCACACACTGCACCACGTTCCAGCAGGGGCGCCTTACCTGAGGGTACCCAAGACGAAATTTTAAATCTCCAAAGCGTGTTTCTTccattcgtttcgattttaGCTCTCCGATTAGGGATTGGCGCGCGGCCCATTTCCGTATTTCTGCGGAATAGTCATGATTCGCCTCATCCCTGAAGTCATTGTAGAACGTATCATGGATGAAAAAGAACCCTGGTTTCGGAAGCGATTCGGTTGTTTCCCTCGTTCTGTTTTCACTGATTTCGTAGTACGGTCCCGAATCGCAATGGCAAAATATTGCATCCTTCAGTTCGGTAAGGTACTGCGAGCTAAGTACGTAATACTCTTGGTTGAACTTTGGGTGCCCTAACCGTCGTCCAGCTTTGTATTTGAAGGGCTCATAAAAGCGCAGTACCAGTAACATTTCGTGAAACGGAACCAAATCCTTGACGAGTTGCAGATCCTGCTTCCGTTCCATGTATTTGTGACGATTGTACCGTAGCTTTACGTCTATATTTCGTTGATCCTTCGCATTCCGACGTTCGAATACCCGTTGCACACAGTTGAATCGTGCTGCCTTGCTTGGCATCTCTCCCATCTTTGGTCTGACGGTGAGACGATGCGGATGAAACGGTCTCACCGGTATATCCTTCGCACTGGACAGATGGCCAACATCGACCGACCCGAGCAGCTTATCGAATTCGGCATTGTTTCCCCCGAGACCCATCGCTTCCATGATATCGTGATCGGAATCAACGATCTTATTCAATCGGTCCGGAACCAGTTCCTGCTGAAACTCGGCCAACGCGTCCCACACGGACACGACTTTCTCCGTTCTTGGGCAGTATATGTTTTCCATcggtaatttttgtttttgtaaaacaataaatttatcaCAATGTGCCCCAAACGCCCAGCAAATCGAAGCGGCTTTTGtcttttgcttttcactttttttatcaaacactACAATCGCaaacagctgtcaaaatcaaaacattcgaTTGTTTACCTACCATCGATCTGAATCTCCATATGCATTTAGAACCAATAGGAATATTGAATGCACACTCTGCAAACTCTATTTTATCACCAGATCCCTAAACAGGTACGAACTTCTGATTTCAGCGAATTCGTCTAAAGATTCTTCACACAATATAGTTTTGACCGATTTAGTGAACACATTCTTGAACACAGTGCAGCCCGCGAATTGTTCAACCGAGTGGCGCAGTATTTTCATCGGACAAAATTACGTAAACTGTCAGTCCAAAACTTCAACACACAGGAAAAAGTCCCAAATCAAGATGAGAATACGATGATTTCGTAAATAAATCATCGGAATCGAAATACTACATGGATTGGAGGCGTTCGTAaagtttccttccttccgtgcCGTAGTTCTAGTAAGCGCAGTACGTGTGCTGggtggtttctttttcttttctgtggCTGTGAATCCGCGAAATTGTGGTTGGCGCAACTTGGTGTGGATGGGCACAATAGTTGGAAAAAGTGTTGGCTAATATCGCTCGATATTTAAGGGGGCAGCAGTGCTTTTGCTGTATACGTGCTGGTGCTATTTTTGTTCGCTGCGAAAAGCTAACAGGTCAGTTTGGTTTTATCCAACGATAAATCCGTGGCTTGCTAAATTTCGCAGTCATTACAATTAGCTGTTTGCTGTCTCTTTTAGTCGTACTGTTTACTTGGCGAGCTAGTAGTATGTTTTGCGATTACGCGTTGTCAAGCCTCCGCACTTGTGTTCTTTCATcataaacacgcacacaaagacacacataaacacacagcaGCCACTCGTTCTTCTCAAGCAGCTGATTGACCCAAATCTTCTCAGTAAACAAATTGTGTGTGAAAACAGACACTTTGCAATAACACCTTATCCGTCGGGTTTCTCgttgcagcagcaccacctGACGATACACGAACGGGATCATCAAATACTAAGCAATCGTCCATTCGGTTTGGGTGTTTGGAGTGGTGTGCTGACCGCTAGTATGTCGGGTTCGTCGTCTACGAACAAGTCAgaccagcaacagcatcaagaACGGGAAActgaacagcagcaacaaccacaacaaccgcTGGATGAAACAGCCCAGGAACAACATTGCtcccagcagcaaccgaaatGGGTGTGCGACTATTGTACATACGAAAACTATCCATTGTCCCTTAAGTGTATCATGTGCAAAGGGTCGAAGCCACTTCTTAAGGAGGATATCTTTCGG
This region of Anopheles marshallii chromosome 2, idAnoMarsDA_429_01, whole genome shotgun sequence genomic DNA includes:
- the LOC128719965 gene encoding 26S proteasome complex subunit SEM1 gives rise to the protein MSDKENKEKPKLDLGLLEEDDEFEEFPAEDWTGNKEDEEELSVWEDNWDDDNVEDDFNQQLRAQLEKHK
- the LOC128708385 gene encoding snRNA-activating protein complex subunit 3; its protein translation is MENIYCPRTEKVVSVWDALAEFQQELVPDRLNKIVDSDHDIMEAMGLGGNNAEFDKLLGSVDVGHLSSAKDIPVRPFHPHRLTVRPKMGEMPSKAARFNCVQRVFERRNAKDQRNIDVKLRYNRHKYMERKQDLQLVKDLVPFHEMLLVLRFYEPFKYKAGRRLGHPKFNQEYYVLSSQYLTELKDAIFCHCDSGPYYEISENRTRETTESLPKPGFFFIHDTFYNDFRDEANHDYSAEIRKWAARQSLIGELKSKRMEETRFGDLKFRLGYPQLYQHQGNCEHLFVVSDCRLLATSDILTRARYPWLNSYGLGRDVPCNICGHCQAQYIVQNSNRHIFDPAYICENCLDTYHYEDGQKIGEFDLFKFSLMMVRANEDEQASTSQ